A stretch of the Chanos chanos chromosome 1, fChaCha1.1, whole genome shotgun sequence genome encodes the following:
- the ptpn12 gene encoding tyrosine-protein phosphatase non-receptor type 12 isoform X1, translating to MDQASILRKFIQGVHAMRTGDQRGEDNFGSDFMRLRRLSTKYRTEKIYPTNVGEKEENVKKNRYKDILPFDHSRVKVTLKTSNQDTDYINANFIKGMDGPETYIATQGPLPNTVIDFWRMIWEYNVAVIVMACREFEMGRKKCERYFPLFGDDPMTFGPFRISCESEQARTDYFIRSLTAEYENETRRITQFHYINWPDHDVPSSFDSILDMIALMREYQEHSDVPICIHCSAGCGRTGAICAIDYTWNLLKAGKIPEDFNVFRLIQEMRTQRHSAVQTKEQYELVHRAIAQLFEKQLQLLESPTNSEITDGMEEGSPEKAGQNSDEERWDTPPPKPPRIRSGQVEGDVKEEILQPPEPRPVPPILTPSPPSAFPTVTNVRQDNDRYHPKPVLHDLNENYSKSAEPGLASAPTAAPGQAAAPAPDPVSPTHSPSLPENLERRLERKLSIEIKKVPLQEGPRSFETNSALQRSHAFKVRSNTATNSSTSSGSSLSEDSDTPPRPNHLPLRAGERSQAAWAAPERTPSPAEAAVPVRTALSFTNPLHSDNSDVELEVVADGGVQDAEGHSSVSTARGTVTTLMGPQGEQSQSRKVTPMSIAGHGVSGDLSSDSDGSDDSPPPLPERTPESFFLATDPIDVKPVSCAESGEANDRPVSEGESPQGGLNTSVKTETDELGEMRSEKEMSDTRLEASVANRSTAVTTETKSTSEQGFGARCAQPKGPRNPPTEWT from the exons ATGGACCAGGCGAGTATCCTGAGGAAGTTCATTCAAGGGGTTCACGCCATGCGAACGGGGGACCAGAGGGGAGAGGATAACTTCGGCAGTGACTTCATG AGATTACGCAGATTGTCAACCAAATACCGAACAGAAAAAATCTACCCCACCAACGTCGgcgagaaagaggaaaatgtgaaaaagaacagatacAAAGACATACTGCCAT ttGACCACAGTCGGGTTAAAGTGACGTTAAAAACCTCCAATCAAGACACTGATTACATCAATGCGAATTTCATCAAG GGAATGGATGGACCTGAAACCTACATTGCCACACAGGGTCCACTGCCCAACACTGTCATAGATTTCTGGAGGATGATCTGGGAGTACAATGTTGCT gTTATTGTAATGGCTTGCCGAGAATTTGAGATGGGGAGG AAAAAATGTGAGAGGTACTTTCCCCTGTTTGGGGATGATCCCATGACCTTTGGTCCCTTCCGGATCTCCTGT gaatcaGAACAAGCTAGAACTGACTACTTTATCCGTTCTCTGACAGCAGAGTATGAGAAT GAGACACGACGAATAACACAGTTCCATTATATAAACTGGCCTGACCATGATGTTCCTTCTTCCTTTGACTCCATATTGGACATGATAGCCCTAATGAGAGAGTACCAGGAGCACAGTGACGTACCCATCTGTATACACTGCAG TGCTGGCTGTGGGAGGACAGGTGCCATTTGTGCCATAGACTACACGTGGAACCTGCTCAAAGCTGGG AAGATTCCAGAAGATTTCAATGTGTTTCGACTCATTCAGGAAATGAGGACACAAAGACATTCTGCAGTCCAGACAAAG GAGCAGTATGAGCTGGTCCACAGAGCCATCGCTCAGCTCTTTGAGAAGCAGCTCCAGCTTTTGGAGAGTCCCACTAATTCAGAGATCACCGATGGCATG GAGGAAGGCAGCCCAGAAAAAGCAGGGCAAAACTCAGATGAAGAGCGATGGGACACCCCTCCACCAAAACCACCCCGTATACGCAG tggTCAGGTAGAAGGGGATGTGAAGGAGGAGATCCTGCAGCCTCCTGAGCCACGGCCCGTGCCCCCCATCCTCACCCCATCACCCCCATCTGCCTTCCCCACCGTCACCAACGTACGGCAGGACAACGACCGCTACCACCCCAAGCCTGTGCTTCACGACCTCAACGAAAACTACAGCAAGTCTGCCGAACCCGGCCTCGCCTCAGCTCCTACGGCTGCTCCGGGCCAGGCCGCAGCCCCAGCTCCCGACCCCGTCTCTCCCACCCACTCCCCCTCCCTGCCCGAAAACCTGGAGAGACGGCTGGAGCGCAAACTGAGCATAGAGATAAAAAAAGTTCCCCTTCAGGAGGGGCCGCGAAGCTTTGAGACCAACAGCGCCCTCCAGCGTTCGCACGCCTTCAAGGTCCGCTCCAACACGGCCACCAACAGCAGCACCAGCAGCGGCAGCTCTCTGTCCGAGGACTCTGACACTCCCCCCCGCCCCAATCACCTGCCCCTGCGCGCGGGGGAGCGGAGCCAGGCCGCCTGGGCGGCGCCCGAGCGGACACCGAGCCCGGCCGAAGCGGCCGTGCCGGTCAGGACTGCGCTCAGCTTTACCAACCCGCTGCACTCGGACAACTCTGACGTTGAGTTGGAGGTGGTGGCAGATGGGGGAGTACAGGACGCTGAAGGTCACTCTAGTGTGTCTACAGCAAGGGGCACCGTCACCACGTTAATGGGTCCACAGGGGGAACAGTCCCAGTCCAGGAAGGTCACGCCCATGTCGATCGCTGGGCACGGTGTGTCGGGGGATTTATCATCAG ACAGTGACGGGAGCGATGATTCCCCGCCGCCTCTTCCTGAGCGAACACCCGAGTCCTTCTTTCTGGCCACAG ACCCTATAGATGTGAAGCCCGTCAGCTGTGCTGAATCAGGTGAGGCTAACGACAGACCTGTGTCAGAAGGGGAGTCACCTCAG GGGGGGTTGAACACATCAGTAAAAACAGAGACTG
- the ptpn12 gene encoding tyrosine-protein phosphatase non-receptor type 12 isoform X2 codes for MDQASILRKFIQGVHAMRTGDQRGEDNFGSDFMRLRRLSTKYRTEKIYPTNVGEKEENVKKNRYKDILPFDHSRVKVTLKTSNQDTDYINANFIKGMDGPETYIATQGPLPNTVIDFWRMIWEYNVAVIVMACREFEMGRKKCERYFPLFGDDPMTFGPFRISCESEQARTDYFIRSLTAEYENETRRITQFHYINWPDHDVPSSFDSILDMIALMREYQEHSDVPICIHCSAGCGRTGAICAIDYTWNLLKAGKIPEDFNVFRLIQEMRTQRHSAVQTKEQYELVHRAIAQLFEKQLQLLESPTNSEITDGMEEGSPEKAGQNSDEERWDTPPPKPPRIRSGQVEGDVKEEILQPPEPRPVPPILTPSPPSAFPTVTNVRQDNDRYHPKPVLHDLNENYSKSAEPGLASAPTAAPGQAAAPAPDPVSPTHSPSLPENLERRLERKLSIEIKKVPLQEGPRSFETNSALQRSHAFKVRSNTATNSSTSSGSSLSEDSDTPPRPNHLPLRAGERSQAAWAAPERTPSPAEAAVPVRTALSFTNPLHSDNSDVELEVVADGGVQDAEGHSSVSTARGTVTTLMGPQGEQSQSRKVTPMSIAGHGVSGDLSSDPIDVKPVSCAESGEANDRPVSEGESPQGGLNTSVKTETDELGEMRSEKEMSDTRLEASVANRSTAVTTETKSTSEQGFGARCAQPKGPRNPPTEWT; via the exons ATGGACCAGGCGAGTATCCTGAGGAAGTTCATTCAAGGGGTTCACGCCATGCGAACGGGGGACCAGAGGGGAGAGGATAACTTCGGCAGTGACTTCATG AGATTACGCAGATTGTCAACCAAATACCGAACAGAAAAAATCTACCCCACCAACGTCGgcgagaaagaggaaaatgtgaaaaagaacagatacAAAGACATACTGCCAT ttGACCACAGTCGGGTTAAAGTGACGTTAAAAACCTCCAATCAAGACACTGATTACATCAATGCGAATTTCATCAAG GGAATGGATGGACCTGAAACCTACATTGCCACACAGGGTCCACTGCCCAACACTGTCATAGATTTCTGGAGGATGATCTGGGAGTACAATGTTGCT gTTATTGTAATGGCTTGCCGAGAATTTGAGATGGGGAGG AAAAAATGTGAGAGGTACTTTCCCCTGTTTGGGGATGATCCCATGACCTTTGGTCCCTTCCGGATCTCCTGT gaatcaGAACAAGCTAGAACTGACTACTTTATCCGTTCTCTGACAGCAGAGTATGAGAAT GAGACACGACGAATAACACAGTTCCATTATATAAACTGGCCTGACCATGATGTTCCTTCTTCCTTTGACTCCATATTGGACATGATAGCCCTAATGAGAGAGTACCAGGAGCACAGTGACGTACCCATCTGTATACACTGCAG TGCTGGCTGTGGGAGGACAGGTGCCATTTGTGCCATAGACTACACGTGGAACCTGCTCAAAGCTGGG AAGATTCCAGAAGATTTCAATGTGTTTCGACTCATTCAGGAAATGAGGACACAAAGACATTCTGCAGTCCAGACAAAG GAGCAGTATGAGCTGGTCCACAGAGCCATCGCTCAGCTCTTTGAGAAGCAGCTCCAGCTTTTGGAGAGTCCCACTAATTCAGAGATCACCGATGGCATG GAGGAAGGCAGCCCAGAAAAAGCAGGGCAAAACTCAGATGAAGAGCGATGGGACACCCCTCCACCAAAACCACCCCGTATACGCAG tggTCAGGTAGAAGGGGATGTGAAGGAGGAGATCCTGCAGCCTCCTGAGCCACGGCCCGTGCCCCCCATCCTCACCCCATCACCCCCATCTGCCTTCCCCACCGTCACCAACGTACGGCAGGACAACGACCGCTACCACCCCAAGCCTGTGCTTCACGACCTCAACGAAAACTACAGCAAGTCTGCCGAACCCGGCCTCGCCTCAGCTCCTACGGCTGCTCCGGGCCAGGCCGCAGCCCCAGCTCCCGACCCCGTCTCTCCCACCCACTCCCCCTCCCTGCCCGAAAACCTGGAGAGACGGCTGGAGCGCAAACTGAGCATAGAGATAAAAAAAGTTCCCCTTCAGGAGGGGCCGCGAAGCTTTGAGACCAACAGCGCCCTCCAGCGTTCGCACGCCTTCAAGGTCCGCTCCAACACGGCCACCAACAGCAGCACCAGCAGCGGCAGCTCTCTGTCCGAGGACTCTGACACTCCCCCCCGCCCCAATCACCTGCCCCTGCGCGCGGGGGAGCGGAGCCAGGCCGCCTGGGCGGCGCCCGAGCGGACACCGAGCCCGGCCGAAGCGGCCGTGCCGGTCAGGACTGCGCTCAGCTTTACCAACCCGCTGCACTCGGACAACTCTGACGTTGAGTTGGAGGTGGTGGCAGATGGGGGAGTACAGGACGCTGAAGGTCACTCTAGTGTGTCTACAGCAAGGGGCACCGTCACCACGTTAATGGGTCCACAGGGGGAACAGTCCCAGTCCAGGAAGGTCACGCCCATGTCGATCGCTGGGCACGGTGTGTCGGGGGATTTATCATCAG ACCCTATAGATGTGAAGCCCGTCAGCTGTGCTGAATCAGGTGAGGCTAACGACAGACCTGTGTCAGAAGGGGAGTCACCTCAG GGGGGGTTGAACACATCAGTAAAAACAGAGACTG